A stretch of the Neodiprion lecontei isolate iyNeoLeco1 chromosome 4, iyNeoLeco1.1, whole genome shotgun sequence genome encodes the following:
- the LOC107226079 gene encoding uncharacterized protein LOC107226079, with protein MFGNTLRAPELLKNKGITFEAWKKWDKTAETLPHKGQKQYEPNNSWLQNKQIEKGLKDRKDLLGIERVERSSQLATAEWLPLESRARVTKKSGQEWTNFGLEENLELYLIPEEALLLLELNRLELTWEGVALSVQQAYVVLLESNPSKCNIDEYRVYSHLVRQGYRLQRFRYEDDSVLSDMNNPSRRWAKLKRKKQIHDPRGGFGMTRARMSVADSDESIKNDSTETIQDCNPVERGQDMVDNTNDKHNICSLRTEKSDEYPTSSQPGNDIKSRSEINMSNSSETCTRENSEGTNKVEKIIAPLGTNVETAFLPETEKYTLDGAKTSTKKLPSELYDKGVENLPGPSNVEANKRADNQGHHTKLKIISDETILGDIKILSKWPGSRIQRNVKWMPKRNTSGALLPVTERKSSGCTINDINMDGVSPLESLHSRLGGVPKSSRSDKDLENVERPKKVMHEVIEVSDDEIEEVPQKMSRMEMLNLFPNVMCEASLLKPIPRKYLPCNVRPQLSAVRRRSKYYVRSKSKNDDSHEDNYNTLPEVRSRLANDMPGSISCSNTISRNESAQVNFNGISVNCRNEVSWQGLSFSKELYESRMMYQRCYNQGAHSRSLPNYAVFREPEHVSVHLRTYTDIAIAQYISGRSPFLRRGFSHRQNIWSNMSYSHAGQNFLNLTPRILCDRVSAYNGFSHFGNSVPQRPTYSHKRGCDVFRYSSRKHYPNRAAEMGRPSFKIVPGALSWAETKAKWLEEKTITIDDEECVNNKDSSSDESEVKVVAQLVKPLVGPQNTTSLTRVYQSLQIIKNITNSNAVRPRKLEHVNYKISYNLYSTGQHYKKASPGTPMYRVVVFRPELTPFIELAEIIRLQQDAKESPIVFACASQTSVTFAELETIKIPDITDT; from the exons ATGTTCGGCAATACTTTGAG GGCTCCGGAGCTGTTGAAAAATAAGGGCATAACATTCGAGGCATGGAAGAAGTGGGACAAAACTGCAGAGACGTTACCGCACAAGGGCCAAAAGCAGTATGAACCGAATAACTCTTGGCTACAGAATAAACAGATAGAAAAGGGACTTAAGGATCGCAAGGACTTACTTGGAATAGAGAGGGTAGAACGTAGTTCTCAGCTTGCCACAGCCGAGTGGTTACCACTAGAATCAAGGGCTCGTGTCACCAAAAAGTCTGGTCAGGAGTGGACTAATTTTGGTCTTGAAGAGAATCTTGAACTGTATCTGATCCCAGAGGAGGCATTGCTTCTCCTTGAGCTG AATCGTCTGGAACTAACATGGGAGGGTGTTGCGCTCTCTGTCCAGCAAGCATATGTAGTTCTTTTGGAATCTAATCCATCAAAGTGTAACATAGATGAGTATAGAGTATACAGTCACTTGGTACGTCAAGGTTACCGGTTACAAAGATTTCGTTACGAAGATGATTCAGTCCTATCTGATATGAATAATCCTTCTCGGCGATGGGCGAaattaaaaaggaaaaaacagaTTCATGACCCTCGGGGCGGTTTTGGAATGACAAGAGCTCGCATGAGTGTAGCTGATTCTGATGAATCAATCAAAAATGATTCAACCGAGACTATACAGGATTGTAACCCAGTCGAGAGAGGTCAGGATATGGTGGATAATACAAACGACAAGCACAATATCTGCAGTCTTAGAACGGAAAAATCAGATGAATATCCGACTTCAAGCCAACCTGGCAATGATATAAAAAGCAGGTCGGAAATAAACATGTCTAACAGTTCAGAAACTTGCACTCGTGAGAATAGTGAAGGTACCAATaaagttgagaaaataatAGCACCGCTCGGGACTAATGTGGAAACTGCATTTCTGCCagaaactgaaaaatatactttggaTGGTGCCAAGACAAGTACGAAAAAGTTACCAAGTGAGTTATATGACAAAGGAGTTGAAAATCTACCGGGTCCTAGCAATGTGGAGGCTAATAAAAGAGCCGATAACCAGGGACATCACAccaagttgaaaatcatttcTGATGAGACTATTTTAGGTGATATCAAAATATTATCGAAATGGCCAGGTTCACGAATACAAAGAAATGTAAAATGGATGCCAAAACGAAATACTAGTGGAGCTCTGCTCCCAGTGACCGAAAGAAAATCCAGTGGCTGCACTATTAACGATATCAACATGGATGGTGTATCACCGCTGGAAAGTCTACATTCAAGGCTTGGTGGAGTACCAAAATCTTCTCGATCAGACAAGGACCTTGAAAACGTGGAAAGACCAAAGAAAGTCATGCATGAG GTGATTGAAGTTTCTGATGATGAGATCGAAGAGGTACCACAGAAGATGTCAAGAATGGAAATGCTAAATCTCTTTCCAAATGTCATGTGTGAAGCATCATTACTTAAACCGATCCCTAGAAAGTATTTACCCTGTAATGTCAGACCTCAACTATCAGcagttcgaaggcgatcaaaGTACTATGTCCGTTCAAAAAGCAAGAATGACGACTCACATGAAGATAACTATAATACATTACCAGAGGTCCGATCGCGATTGGCAAATGATATGCCCGGATCAATTTCTTGTAGTAATACAATTTCTCGCAATGAATCTGCTCAGGTTAATTTCAATGGAATTTCAGTAAATTGCAGAAATGAAGTTTCATGGCAAGGTTTGTCCTTCTCCAAAGAATTATATGAAAGTCGAATGATGTACCAACGATGTTACAATCAAGGAGCACACTCGCGAAGTTTGCCTAATTACGCAGTGTTCAGAGAACCGGAACACGTCTCTGTACATTTGCGTACTTATACAGACATTGCTATAGCGCAATATATTTCGGGAAGGTCACCATTTCTTAGACGCGGCTTTTCTCATCGTCAAAATATTTGGTCCAATATGAGTTATTCTCATGCcggacaaaattttttaaatctcacACCTCGAATCCTTTGTGACAGAGTGTCTGCTTACAATGGCTTTAGCCACTTTGGGAATTCAGTACCTCAAAGACCAACTTATAGTCATAAAAGAGGGTGCGATGTATTTAGGTATTCGAGCCGGAAACATTATCCAAACCGGGCAGCAGAAATGGGTAGGCCATCTTTTAAAATTGTTCCCGGCGCTTTATCATGGGCCGAAACTAAAGCAAAATGGTTAGAAGAAAAGACGATAACAATTGATGATGAAGAGTGTGTAAATAATAAGGATTCATCAAGCGACGAAAGCGAAGTAAAAGTGGTGGCACAGCTGGTGAAGCCATTAGTAGGTCCGCAGAATACGACCAGTCTGACGAGAGTTTACCAAAGTCtgcaaattataaaaaatattacgaataGCAATGCTGTACGTCCAAGAAAGCTAGAACACGTTAACTACAAGATCTCTTATAATTTGTACTCAACTGGTCAGCACTACAAAAAAGCAAGTCCTGGTACACCTATGTATAGGGTAGTTGTGTTCAG acCTGAGTTGACTCCGTTCATTGAATTGGCAGAAATAATACGTCTTCAGCAAGATGCCAAAGAGTCGCCCATAGTTTTCGCTTGTGCGTCGCAAACGTCAGTCACGTTTGCTGAGCTGGAGACTATAAAGATACCTGATATTACGGATACCTGA